The following proteins are encoded in a genomic region of Magnolia sinica isolate HGM2019 chromosome 1, MsV1, whole genome shotgun sequence:
- the LOC131251420 gene encoding uncharacterized protein LOC131251420 isoform X2 gives MVNGTFYCGSPLDQRPSTFCCCKFLISLFLYCVGAIRMLSGGSWKIYWKDFLNCQGIGNVLTAKARASNGHMSVTDTSQNETLDAGPGNLKMSFSSTSGQLKRMTNYRTGVKDLDVELESTKQKSKQNLQQAILIERERVT, from the exons atggtaaatggtaccttttattgtggatcaccccTAGACCAAAGACCTAGTACCTTTTGTTGTTGTAAGTTCCTAATTAGTTTGTTTCTATattgcgtcggagctatccggatgttgagcgggggttcctggaag ATATATTGGAAGGACTTCTTAAATTGCCAGGGAATAGGGAATGTGCTAACTGCAAAAGCAA GAGCAAGTAATGGGCACATGTCAGTTACGGATACTTCACAAAATGAGACATTGGACGCTGGACCTGGGAATTTGAAGATGTCTTTTTCATCAACTTCTGGACAACTGAAACGTATGACGAATTATAGAACAGGG GTGAAAGATTTAGATGTGGAACTTGAAAGTACTAAGCAAAAAAGTAAACAAAACCTACAACAAGCCATCTTAATTGAAAGGGAAAGAGTTACTTAA
- the LOC131251420 gene encoding uncharacterized protein LOC131251420 isoform X1 produces MGWRNYIIISYSWSFISISTSSAWVPLLIHFYRYGLLSLYYNLGLILIFFLHLVHHLQIYWKDFLNCQGIGNVLTAKARASNGHMSVTDTSQNETLDAGPGNLKMSFSSTSGQLKRMTNYRTGVKDLDVELESTKQKSKQNLQQAILIERERVT; encoded by the exons ATGGGATGGAGGAACTATATCATCATATCCTATTCATGGAGTTTTATAAGCATCTCAACCTCTTCTGCATGGGTTCCTCTTCTTATTCACTTCTATAGATATGGACTTCTTTCTCTCTATTATAATTTGggattgattttaatttttttccttcatttggtgCATCATTTGCAGATATATTGGAAGGACTTCTTAAATTGCCAGGGAATAGGGAATGTGCTAACTGCAAAAGCAA GAGCAAGTAATGGGCACATGTCAGTTACGGATACTTCACAAAATGAGACATTGGACGCTGGACCTGGGAATTTGAAGATGTCTTTTTCATCAACTTCTGGACAACTGAAACGTATGACGAATTATAGAACAGGG GTGAAAGATTTAGATGTGGAACTTGAAAGTACTAAGCAAAAAAGTAAACAAAACCTACAACAAGCCATCTTAATTGAAAGGGAAAGAGTTACTTAA